In Raphanus sativus cultivar WK10039 chromosome 5, ASM80110v3, whole genome shotgun sequence, the following proteins share a genomic window:
- the LOC108859826 gene encoding glucan endo-1,3-beta-glucosidase, acidic isoform-like: MKMSESRILPSSLMLLVLLSLLIASFFDATSAQIGVCYGRLGNPRPNPSDVVALYKQRNIKRMRIYDPDHETLNALRNSNIELILDVPKTDLVRIASSQAEADTWVQNNVKSYNGVRFRYITVGNEVEPSEPAARALFQAMKNIDNAVSRAGLRIKVSTAIDMGATMDTYPPSHGRFRDDYISFLGPVIGFLASKQYPLLLNSYPYFSYKDDMANIPLEYALFKPTPPVIDGQYSYRNLFDAQLDLVYAALEKSGGGSLEIVVSESGWPTQGGAGTSVENAMTYVNNLIQHVKSGTPRRPGKAIETYIFAMFDENQKGPPELEKFWGLFLPSRQPKYNVNFN, encoded by the exons ATGAAAATGTCTGAATCAAGGATATTACCTTCATCACTAATGTTGCTGGTTCTTCTCAGCCTTCTAATAGCTTCCTTTTTCGACGCCACGT CTGCACAAATCGGAGTATGCTACGGGAGGTTAGGCAATCCCCGGCCAAATCCATCAGACGTTGTGGCTCTTTACAAGCAGcgcaacatcaagaggatgcgGATTTACGACCCCGACCACGAGACTCTCAACGCTCTCCGCAACTCCAACATCGAGCTCATCCTCGACGTTCCCAAAACAGACCTCGTACGCATCGCCTCCAGCCAAGCCGAGGCCGACACGTGGGTCCAAAACAACGTCAAGAGCTACAACGGTGTCAGGTTCAGGTACATCACGGTCGGAAACGAGGTGGAACCATCGGAGCCAGCTGCGAGGGCTCTCTTCCAGGCCATGAAAAACATCGATAACGCGGTTTCTAGAGCAGGACTGAGGATCAAGGTGTCGACGGCTATAGACATGGGAGCCACCATGGACACGTACCCTCCGTCGCACGGGAGATTTAGAGATGATTATATCAGCTTTCTCGGACCAGTGATAGGTTTCTTGGCGAGCAAGCAATATCCTCTGCTTTTGAATAGCTACCCTTACTTCAGCTACAAGGACGACATGGCGAACATCCCTCTAGAGTACGCTCTGTTCAAACCGACTCCTCCGGTCATTGACGGTCAGTACTCTTACCGAAACCTCTTCGACGCCCAGCTTGACTTGGTCTACGCGGCATTGGAGAAATCAGGGGGAGGATCGTTGGAGATCGTGGTGTCTGAGAGCGGTTGGCCAACGCAGGGAGGAGCAGGGACTAGCGTGGAGAATGCTATGACTTACGTTAATAATTTGATACAACATGTGAAGAGTGGAACTCCGAGAAGGCCAGGGAAAGCTATAGAGACTTATATATTCGCTATGTTCGATGAGAATCAGAAGGGTCCCCCTGAGCTTGAGAAGTTCTGGGGGTTGTTTCTTCCTAGTAGACAGCCTAAGTATAATGTTAActtcaactaa